The following are from one region of the Amedibacterium intestinale genome:
- a CDS encoding zeta toxin family protein, producing MVVLITGASHTGKTLLAQKLLEKYKYPYVSIDHIKMGLIRSGYTNLTVEDDSELTHYLWPIVREMIKTAIENKQNLIVEGIYIPFDWTKDFDKEYLKHIKYFCLVMSEKYIKHHFDSIKKYANSIEYRMDDEGCTIESVLEDNAYFLQNAKKYNLNIVFIDDTYEINVEL from the coding sequence ATGGTTGTATTGATAACAGGAGCATCACACACAGGGAAGACGTTGCTTGCGCAAAAACTGTTAGAAAAATATAAATACCCATATGTATCAATAGATCATATAAAGATGGGTTTGATTCGTAGTGGATATACCAATCTTACAGTGGAAGATGATAGTGAACTTACACACTATTTGTGGCCGATAGTTCGCGAGATGATAAAAACTGCGATAGAAAATAAACAGAATCTTATTGTGGAGGGGATTTATATTCCTTTTGATTGGACAAAGGATTTTGATAAGGAATATCTGAAACATATAAAATACTTTTGTCTTGTTATGAGTGAGAAGTATATAAAACATCATTTTGACAGTATAAAGAAATATGCAAACAGTATTGAATACCGTATGGATGATGAAGGATGCACAATAGAAAGTGTTTTAGAAGATAATGCTTATTTTTTACAAAATGCCAAGAAATACAATTTGAATATCGTCTTTATTGATGATACGTATGAAATAAATGTTGAACTATGA
- a CDS encoding DUF1697 domain-containing protein, with product MKRYAAFLRGINISGKNKVPMAELKKRFEKLSFKEVKTYLNSGNVLFSSEEENIPEFVEQIEGMIKQQFGLTIPVLVITIENLKDILNHAPNWWGNDNKEIYDNLIFIMPPAKFSDVYAAIGEPKKELEKIENYKDVIFWSFYRKDYQKTNWWSKTANAGISIKLTIRTANTIRKIVGM from the coding sequence ATGAAAAGATATGCTGCTTTCTTGCGAGGAATTAATATAAGCGGGAAAAACAAGGTGCCAATGGCAGAATTAAAGAAAAGGTTTGAGAAACTTTCATTTAAAGAGGTTAAAACCTATTTAAACAGCGGCAATGTGTTATTTTCTAGTGAAGAAGAAAATATACCTGAGTTTGTAGAACAAATCGAGGGAATGATAAAACAGCAGTTTGGTTTAACTATCCCTGTTTTAGTAATAACAATAGAAAATCTAAAGGATATTTTAAATCATGCCCCTAACTGGTGGGGAAATGATAACAAAGAAATTTATGATAATTTAATATTTATTATGCCGCCTGCAAAATTTTCAGATGTATATGCTGCTATTGGTGAACCTAAAAAAGAACTGGAAAAAATAGAGAATTATAAAGATGTGATATTCTGGTCTTTTTATCGTAAAGATTATCAAAAAACAAATTGGTGGTCTAAGACAGCAAATGCAGGTATAAGCATAAAACTAACAATAAGAACAGCGAATACGATTAGAAAAATAGTGGGGATGTAG
- a CDS encoding IS1634 family transposase: MYVAINGTGNSKSIYIMSSYRKNNGKTSSRIFRKLGRLNDLLPQFDNNEEKLLEWARSEAKKDTLSHQQDTAPVLIPFSSDKKIKKNEVLLFNVGYLFLQSICSNLHFDNICRNIKNHHKFEYDIHRILCDLVYARVLYPSSKRSSFSFAHSLLEQPKYKLQDIYRSLSILAEESDYIQAEVYRNSNFLHKRNTKVLYYDCTNYYFEIEQEDELKKYGKSKEHRPNPIVGMGLFMDGDGFPLAFDIFPGNQNEQKSLKPLEHKVIQDFDCSEFIYCSDSGLASQNNKLFNDIGGRSYVITQSLKKLKKEDRDIALNTKQYRKVGSSTFIDLKDLDENDPEVYESIYYKEVPIESKKISETLIVTYSPKYKAYQEKIRQGQIDRAKNMISKNGKIKKNRKNPNDPSRFTKRTSITANGEVAEEEIYEIDQEAIDKEAMYDGFYAVSTDMEGDVAEIIAINKRRWQIEECFRIMKTDFDARPIYLQREDRIKAHFLICFLSLLIYRILEYKLEKKYTSEQIIDTLRKMNVTKLKEGLGYIPSYTRTDLTDLLHELFGFETDREIIKRSTMRNIIKYTKEHHI, encoded by the coding sequence ATGTACGTTGCAATCAATGGCACTGGCAATTCCAAAAGCATTTATATTATGAGTTCTTATCGCAAAAACAATGGTAAAACTTCTAGTCGCATTTTTAGAAAGCTTGGTCGATTAAATGACCTGCTTCCTCAATTTGATAATAATGAAGAAAAATTATTGGAATGGGCTCGTTCTGAAGCTAAAAAGGACACTTTATCCCATCAACAGGATACTGCACCTGTTCTCATACCTTTCTCTAGCGACAAAAAAATCAAAAAAAATGAAGTTTTGTTATTTAATGTTGGCTACCTATTCCTTCAATCCATCTGTTCCAATCTTCATTTTGACAATATTTGTCGTAATATTAAGAATCATCATAAATTCGAATATGATATCCATCGCATCCTCTGCGATCTTGTCTACGCTCGTGTTCTATATCCTTCCAGTAAACGCTCTTCTTTCTCTTTCGCTCATTCTCTGCTGGAACAGCCAAAGTATAAATTACAGGATATCTATCGTTCCTTATCTATATTGGCCGAGGAATCTGATTACATACAGGCGGAAGTTTATCGAAATTCTAACTTTCTTCATAAAAGAAACACAAAAGTTCTTTATTATGACTGTACGAACTATTACTTTGAAATCGAACAAGAAGATGAACTTAAAAAATACGGAAAAAGCAAAGAACATCGTCCAAATCCTATCGTAGGCATGGGGTTATTCATGGATGGAGATGGTTTCCCTTTAGCTTTTGATATCTTTCCCGGAAATCAAAACGAACAGAAATCCTTGAAACCATTAGAACATAAAGTTATTCAGGATTTCGACTGTTCCGAATTCATCTACTGCTCAGACAGTGGACTGGCATCACAGAATAACAAACTGTTCAATGATATAGGAGGAAGATCCTATGTCATTACACAGTCATTAAAAAAATTAAAGAAAGAAGATAGAGATATCGCTTTAAATACGAAACAATATCGAAAAGTAGGAAGCAGCACATTCATTGATTTGAAAGATCTTGATGAAAATGACCCAGAGGTATATGAATCCATCTATTATAAAGAAGTACCTATAGAATCTAAAAAGATATCGGAAACTCTTATCGTTACCTATTCTCCAAAATATAAAGCTTATCAGGAAAAGATAAGACAAGGGCAGATAGACAGAGCAAAAAACATGATAAGTAAAAATGGAAAAATCAAAAAGAATAGAAAAAATCCGAATGATCCAAGCAGATTTACAAAGAGGACTTCCATCACAGCGAATGGAGAAGTAGCAGAAGAAGAAATCTACGAAATCGATCAGGAGGCTATAGATAAAGAAGCAATGTATGATGGTTTCTATGCGGTAAGCACAGATATGGAAGGTGATGTAGCGGAGATCATCGCTATCAACAAACGCAGATGGCAGATCGAAGAGTGCTTTAGAATAATGAAAACGGATTTTGATGCACGACCAATCTATCTGCAAAGAGAAGACAGGATCAAAGCGCATTTCCTGATTTGTTTCTTGTCCCTTCTGATATATCGAATATTAGAATATAAATTAGAGAAAAAATATACATCTGAACAAATAATAGATACATTGAGAAAGATGAACGTAACAAAATTAAAAGAAGGATTAGGATATATACCTTCTTACACACGAACAGATTTAACAGATTTACTGCATGAGTTGTTTGGTTTTGAAACAGACAGAGAAATAATAAAACGATCCACAATGAGAAATATTATCAAATACACAAAAGAACATCATATATAG
- a CDS encoding SRPBCC family protein — protein MITSYMKDIIDSDIHKVWETILAVDKYSAWRSDVSKTEIIDDHKFIEYNNEGYATTFTTTFIEPYKRWEFDMENSNIKGHWTGIFTCVDKKTQIDFTEDVICKKWFMKLFVKSYLKKQQTQFVLDLKRILK, from the coding sequence ATGATAACTTCGTATATGAAAGATATTATAGATAGTGATATTCATAAGGTTTGGGAAACTATTTTAGCAGTTGATAAGTATAGTGCATGGCGAAGTGATGTAAGTAAAACAGAAATCATAGATGATCATAAATTTATTGAATATAACAATGAGGGTTATGCTACTACCTTTACAACTACGTTTATAGAGCCATATAAACGATGGGAATTCGATATGGAAAATAGTAATATAAAAGGACATTGGACAGGAATTTTTACTTGCGTTGATAAGAAAACGCAAATTGATTTTACAGAAGATGTAATTTGTAAAAAATGGTTTATGAAGCTATTTGTAAAATCATACTTGAAGAAACAACAGACACAATTTGTTTTAGATCTAAAACGAATACTAAAATAA
- a CDS encoding spore germination protein: MNDLNQRFQDFKEKIAPSFDFATRYLCIQNTHVYLLFLSSLTDSKLLSYLVESVVITASHDVELTVYPAAVEKTADENKAIIAILSGQCVLLCENSDAYYIIETRQYPSRTTAEPEVERSVRGSHDGFVENFLLNVGLVRRRVRDPKLKCILRQGGKKTHCDIAYMYIEDLVDVDVLDDFTSRLSLLDDAEILNERNLVEELYGKTLNPYPHVRYSERPDVCATHLLQGYLLVFVDNSPSIIILPTTFFEQIKQVEEYTQTTLVAFFTRIIRIIGILFSLYLLPLWVALMMDQNPTMLKIPIQEVRLFAFAIQVLLADIAVEWIRQSLIHTPSILSSIMSFIAVFLLGDMAISLGAYSEEILIMVAACNIGNLLTPSYELSMANKVFRIMSTMITLVLGSPGFCISVVIHISILLSTKTIKYPYLYPFIPFSYKECKRLLFGTPIHLSKHKKSP, from the coding sequence ATGAACGATTTAAATCAGCGATTTCAGGATTTTAAAGAAAAGATTGCCCCTTCTTTTGACTTTGCGACACGCTATCTCTGTATACAAAATACCCATGTATATCTGTTGTTTTTATCCTCTTTAACCGACAGCAAACTATTATCATATCTGGTAGAAAGTGTTGTCATTACAGCTTCCCATGATGTTGAATTGACGGTATATCCTGCGGCTGTTGAAAAAACAGCAGATGAAAATAAAGCGATAATCGCAATATTAAGTGGACAATGCGTTTTGTTATGTGAAAACAGTGATGCCTACTATATTATAGAAACAAGACAGTATCCTTCACGAACAACCGCAGAGCCGGAAGTAGAAAGAAGTGTTCGTGGTTCTCATGATGGATTTGTCGAAAATTTCCTGCTGAATGTAGGGCTTGTTCGAAGAAGAGTACGAGATCCAAAATTAAAGTGCATCCTACGTCAGGGGGGTAAAAAAACACATTGTGATATTGCCTATATGTACATTGAAGATTTGGTGGATGTAGATGTACTGGATGATTTTACATCAAGACTTTCTTTGCTGGATGATGCCGAAATCTTAAATGAACGCAATCTGGTAGAAGAGCTTTATGGAAAAACATTAAATCCTTATCCACATGTTCGTTACAGTGAACGTCCTGATGTATGCGCAACCCATTTGCTGCAGGGGTATCTGCTTGTTTTCGTAGATAATTCACCTTCCATCATCATTTTGCCAACCACCTTTTTTGAACAGATCAAACAGGTAGAAGAATATACCCAGACAACACTGGTTGCTTTTTTTACCCGTATCATTCGTATAATCGGTATTTTGTTTTCCTTATATTTATTACCGCTTTGGGTGGCACTAATGATGGATCAAAATCCTACAATGTTAAAAATTCCCATTCAGGAAGTTCGGCTGTTTGCCTTTGCGATACAGGTTCTTCTTGCGGATATTGCGGTAGAATGGATTCGTCAGTCTTTAATTCACACACCATCTATCTTATCCAGTATCATGAGCTTTATTGCGGTTTTCCTTTTAGGTGATATGGCAATTTCTCTTGGTGCATACAGTGAAGAAATCTTGATTATGGTAGCTGCCTGCAATATAGGAAACTTGTTAACACCTTCGTATGAACTCTCTATGGCAAATAAAGTGTTTCGTATAATGTCTACCATGATTACCCTGGTATTAGGAAGTCCTGGATTCTGTATTAGTGTTGTCATTCATATTTCCATATTGCTTTCAACCAAAACAATCAAATATCCTTATTTATATCCTTTCATTCCTTTTTCTTATAAAGAATGTAAACGACTGTTATTTGGTACGCCGATTCATTTATCCAAACATAAAAAATCACCATAG
- a CDS encoding pyridoxamine 5'-phosphate oxidase family protein: MKKWSEEAEKIMVERFGKDTVMALATIDNAIPYVRYVDAYYEDGCFYIITHALSNKMQQIKNNPIVSIAGEWFTAHGKGMNMGYFCKKENQRIAEKLKHVFSDWIDNGHNDFSDTNTIILCIEISDGVLFSHGKRYEI; encoded by the coding sequence ATGAAAAAATGGAGTGAAGAAGCTGAAAAGATAATGGTAGAGCGGTTTGGAAAAGATACTGTCATGGCACTTGCAACGATTGACAATGCTATTCCTTATGTGCGATATGTAGATGCTTATTATGAAGATGGTTGTTTTTATATCATAACTCATGCTCTTTCTAATAAAATGCAGCAAATAAAAAACAATCCTATTGTTTCGATTGCAGGTGAATGGTTTACAGCACATGGAAAAGGAATGAATATGGGGTATTTTTGTAAAAAAGAAAATCAAAGAATAGCAGAAAAATTAAAACATGTTTTTTCAGACTGGATTGATAATGGACATAATGATTTTAGTGATACAAATACGATTATTCTATGTATTGAAATAAGTGATGGAGTATTGTTTTCTCATGGAAAAAGATATGAAATTTAA
- a CDS encoding RNA polymerase sigma factor, which translates to MNIKEEFCENIRLYEKSMYHLAYSIVRNDADASEIISESIYRAYKNYGSLKNKKAFKTWILRIVHNTAVEMIRKNAKFITMDEIKEDIGGSIKHDITTKITVREAVESLKQPYRTVTVLFYYENLSLSQIAHITNTNIIAVKKQLSRARKKLLEILKEDFMYEKI; encoded by the coding sequence TTGAATATAAAGGAGGAGTTTTGTGAAAATATTCGACTTTATGAAAAATCTATGTATCATTTGGCATATTCTATTGTAAGAAATGATGCCGATGCCAGCGAAATTATCAGTGAATCGATATATCGGGCCTATAAAAACTATGGAAGTTTAAAAAATAAAAAAGCTTTTAAAACATGGATTCTTCGAATTGTACACAATACGGCAGTAGAAATGATTAGAAAAAATGCAAAATTTATAACGATGGATGAAATAAAAGAAGATATTGGAGGAAGTATCAAACATGACATAACAACCAAAATTACAGTAAGAGAAGCAGTGGAAAGTTTGAAACAGCCATATCGAACAGTGACCGTTTTGTTTTATTATGAAAATTTATCACTTTCTCAGATTGCACATATTACTAACACCAATATCATAGCGGTGAAGAAGCAATTATCTCGTGCCAGGAAAAAACTCTTGGAAATTTTGAAGGAGGACTTCATGTATGAAAAAATTTGA
- a CDS encoding GNAT family N-acetyltransferase, giving the protein MNVIREILDKEEKKRISRKILEALPNWFGIKEAREEYISDCESQYFFAAEKDREAIGFLCLKQTGKDTVEVSVMGILPEFHRQGIGKELFALARQYALEKGFSFMQVKTVQMGCYDIYDDTNKFYKSLGFKEFEVFPTLWDEWNPCQIYVMYLG; this is encoded by the coding sequence ATGAACGTGATAAGGGAAATATTAGATAAGGAAGAGAAAAAGAGAATTTCTCGCAAAATACTAGAAGCACTTCCTAATTGGTTTGGAATTAAAGAGGCAAGAGAGGAATATATTTCAGATTGTGAAAGCCAGTATTTTTTTGCGGCAGAAAAAGATAGAGAGGCAATTGGATTTCTATGCCTGAAACAAACGGGAAAAGATACGGTTGAAGTAAGCGTGATGGGTATTTTACCAGAATTTCACCGACAGGGAATAGGAAAGGAATTATTTGCACTCGCAAGACAATATGCACTGGAAAAAGGATTCTCTTTTATGCAGGTTAAGACCGTACAAATGGGATGTTATGATATTTATGATGATACAAATAAATTTTATAAAAGTCTTGGTTTTAAAGAGTTTGAAGTGTTTCCTACTTTATGGGATGAATGGAATCCCTGTCAAATATACGTAATGTATTTAGGATAG
- a CDS encoding DUF3795 domain-containing protein, which produces MKEFKRKNQLLSLCGLNCGLCPMFLGKYCGGCGNGKSSCKIAKCSLEHGNIEYCFECKNYPCAHYQYVDEYDSFITHKHQKKDLKKAQRIGIKQYNLEQKEKIQILSYLLSNYNDGRRKNFFCIAVNLLEVSELQEVMKLLQSNVELSLLPAKERSLYVVNAMKEIAERRNIEVRLRRKSRKDDV; this is translated from the coding sequence ATGAAAGAATTTAAAAGGAAAAATCAATTGCTGTCTCTTTGTGGATTAAACTGCGGGCTTTGTCCAATGTTTTTAGGAAAGTACTGCGGTGGTTGTGGAAACGGTAAATCCTCGTGTAAAATTGCCAAGTGCAGTCTTGAACATGGAAACATTGAATATTGTTTTGAATGTAAGAATTATCCTTGTGCACATTATCAATATGTCGATGAATACGACTCCTTTATTACGCATAAACATCAAAAAAAAGACTTAAAAAAAGCGCAACGCATTGGGATTAAACAATACAATCTTGAACAGAAAGAAAAAATACAAATTCTATCTTATTTACTTTCTAACTATAACGATGGACGCAGAAAAAATTTCTTTTGCATAGCGGTCAATCTGCTGGAAGTATCTGAATTACAGGAAGTCATGAAGCTTCTGCAATCGAATGTGGAATTGTCTTTGTTACCTGCAAAAGAACGATCCTTGTATGTTGTAAATGCAATGAAAGAAATTGCCGAAAGAAGAAATATCGAGGTAAGGTTAAGAAGGAAATCAAGAAAGGATGATGTGTGA
- a CDS encoding GNAT family N-acetyltransferase: MKKSKEIKTKRLLLKSFDSTDFEVMKSLLCNNEISKTYMIPTFSSEEEVIKLFRTLKDFSTSDDHFVYGIYYRGNLIGFINDTETDAELIEVGYVISPDMKNQGFATEALISAIQELFRMGYFVVRAGCFESNIASKRVMEKSGMQLIDKTEDVEYRGELHHCIYFEIKQ, from the coding sequence ATGAAAAAAAGCAAAGAGATAAAAACAAAAAGACTACTTTTAAAATCATTCGATAGCACTGACTTTGAAGTAATGAAATCACTTTTATGTAATAATGAGATTAGTAAGACTTATATGATTCCTACTTTTTCTTCAGAGGAAGAAGTGATTAAATTGTTTCGTACTTTAAAAGATTTTTCAACTTCAGATGATCATTTTGTATACGGTATCTATTATAGAGGTAACTTGATAGGTTTCATAAATGATACAGAAACAGATGCTGAATTGATAGAAGTTGGATATGTAATTAGCCCTGATATGAAAAATCAAGGATTTGCAACAGAAGCTCTAATATCAGCTATTCAGGAGCTTTTCAGAATGGGGTATTTTGTTGTAAGAGCAGGTTGTTTTGAAAGCAATATAGCTAGTAAAAGAGTAATGGAGAAAAGTGGAATGCAACTTATTGATAAGACGGAAGATGTTGAATATAGAGGCGAATTACATCACTGTATTTATTTTGAAATAAAACAGTAA
- a CDS encoding arsenate reductase ArsC, which translates to MKKDVVKVAFVCVHNSCRSQIAEALGKRLACDVFESYSAGTETKPQINQDAVRLMKQKYQIDMEKTQYSKLLSDIPPVDVVITMGCNVDCPNLPCKYREDWGLEDPTGKSDEEFAYTIEQIHTKIIELSKRIQEYISV; encoded by the coding sequence ATGAAAAAAGATGTAGTGAAAGTTGCATTTGTATGTGTGCATAATTCCTGTCGCAGTCAAATTGCCGAGGCGCTGGGAAAACGGTTGGCTTGTGATGTGTTTGAAAGTTATTCTGCTGGAACAGAAACAAAACCGCAAATCAATCAGGATGCTGTGCGTTTAATGAAACAAAAGTATCAGATTGACATGGAAAAAACGCAGTACTCCAAACTTTTATCAGATATTCCACCAGTGGATGTTGTGATTACAATGGGATGCAATGTAGATTGTCCAAACCTTCCATGCAAATACAGAGAAGATTGGGGATTGGAAGATCCTACGGGGAAAAGTGATGAAGAGTTTGCATATACAATAGAGCAAATTCATACAAAAATTATAGAATTATCCAAAAGAATACAGGAATATATATCCGTATAA
- a CDS encoding GDSL-type esterase/lipase family protein, whose product MSNSRVPKVGNVTLSQLLTNKKYDKIYIMLGVNEMGYRFDKIIEKYKELLSFIKQKQPDTTIFLQANLHVTGERSNSDDTFNNHSINKLNKALSKMADNKKIYYLDVNPIFDDENGNLSADKSEDNTHLYAKYYEVWGKWIVSQSASLTKEELH is encoded by the coding sequence GTGTCAAACTCCCGTGTTCCTAAAGTAGGAAATGTAACCTTATCACAATTATTAACGAATAAAAAGTATGATAAAATATACATTATGCTGGGAGTTAATGAGATGGGATATCGCTTTGATAAGATAATAGAAAAATATAAAGAATTACTTTCTTTTATAAAGCAGAAACAACCGGATACAACAATTTTTCTTCAGGCAAATTTACATGTGACAGGCGAGCGTTCTAATAGTGATGATACGTTTAATAATCACTCCATAAATAAACTGAATAAGGCTCTTTCCAAGATGGCGGATAATAAAAAGATTTATTATTTAGATGTAAATCCTATATTTGATGATGAAAACGGAAATTTATCAGCAGATAAATCAGAAGATAACACACATCTTTATGCCAAATATTATGAAGTTTGGGGAAAGTGGATTGTTTCACAGAGTGCTTCGCTTACAAAGGAGGAATTACATTGA
- a CDS encoding MBOAT family O-acyltransferase, whose translation MVPNRNKNYILLIGSLCFYFVGTINNPEYLILFIISILIDYIVALGIEKHVKYKKIILLTGIFFHVGSLVVFKYLGFVLMELSKQMESFNFTKNIVLPIGISFYTFQGISYIVDVYRGNIKAERSLLHYAVYIAMFEQLIAGPIVTYKQVRKELYVKKINRLSVMEGIGTFIIGLGLKVLLANPIGKLWTQTCAIGFESISTPLAWLSIFAFTFQIYFDFWGYSLMAIGLGKMLGFQLPKNFDYPYLSLSMTQFWRRWHMTLGSWFKEYVYIPLGGNRKGFIKTIRNLMIVWLLTGIWHGAGYNFILWGAVLFIILVIEKFFIGKWLHRYSMAGHLYMFIIIPLTWAVFAIDDIGQMGVFFTRLFPFLSQGMESIFPNDYIKYWNLYYPFFIAGILFSTKIPFQLLKKIKNKTIITVILLLVFLACTYCMYKGLDDPFLYFRF comes from the coding sequence ATGGTGCCTAATCGTAATAAAAATTATATTTTACTCATTGGAAGCTTGTGTTTTTATTTTGTTGGAACGATAAACAATCCAGAATACTTAATACTTTTTATTATAAGTATCCTGATAGATTACATAGTAGCTTTAGGGATAGAAAAGCATGTTAAGTATAAAAAAATAATATTACTTACAGGGATTTTCTTTCATGTTGGCAGTCTTGTTGTTTTTAAATATTTAGGGTTTGTTTTGATGGAATTAAGCAAGCAGATGGAAAGTTTTAACTTTACAAAGAATATCGTTCTTCCTATTGGTATTTCATTTTATACTTTCCAAGGTATTTCTTATATTGTTGATGTATATCGAGGAAATATAAAGGCAGAAAGAAGTCTTCTGCATTATGCAGTTTATATCGCTATGTTTGAACAGTTGATTGCCGGTCCCATCGTTACGTATAAGCAGGTTAGAAAGGAATTATATGTCAAAAAAATTAATCGCTTATCTGTAATGGAGGGAATAGGTACATTTATTATCGGACTTGGATTAAAGGTTCTTCTTGCGAATCCGATTGGTAAATTGTGGACGCAAACCTGTGCAATTGGTTTTGAAAGTATCTCTACTCCACTTGCATGGTTATCTATATTTGCGTTTACGTTTCAAATTTATTTTGATTTTTGGGGATATTCTTTAATGGCAATTGGACTTGGAAAAATGCTGGGCTTTCAACTTCCTAAAAATTTTGATTATCCCTATTTAAGCCTAAGTATGACACAGTTTTGGAGAAGGTGGCATATGACACTAGGTTCCTGGTTTAAAGAGTATGTGTATATCCCATTAGGCGGAAATCGAAAGGGATTTATAAAAACCATTAGAAATTTAATGATTGTGTGGCTGTTAACAGGGATTTGGCATGGAGCAGGATATAATTTTATTTTGTGGGGTGCCGTGCTGTTTATTATTTTGGTTATAGAAAAATTCTTTATTGGAAAGTGGCTGCATCGTTATTCGATGGCAGGACATCTTTATATGTTTATCATAATTCCGCTAACCTGGGCAGTTTTTGCGATTGATGATATAGGGCAGATGGGTGTGTTTTTTACAAGGTTATTTCCGTTTTTATCGCAAGGCATGGAGTCGATTTTTCCAAATGATTACATAAAATACTGGAATTTATACTATCCGTTTTTTATTGCGGGAATCCTTTTTTCAACAAAAATACCGTTTCAATTACTAAAAAAGATCAAAAATAAAACCATTATTACTGTGATATTGCTGCTTGTTTTTCTTGCCTGTACATATTGCATGTATAAAGGACTGGATGATCCGTTTTTATATTTTAGATTTTAA
- a CDS encoding RsiV family protein: MKKFDTYLRHKISKEQREVSNLVKDKIEETLQTLPQTTPNEKKSLHLPRFAFAAGCLVFVMVFLLPNVSVVYADTMEKVPFIGDIIHVVTIRNYFYSDDKHEMDIKVPKVEHENSSALDSINEEITELTDTVLKRFYADLEQIKDKGHSSVYVDYNVVTNTDFWFTLKIQVVEAAGSGNTYYEYYHLDKRADKIIKLGDIVEKEAFYEVVEKDIEKQMLQKMKEDKNLVYWVKDATFGDCVSIDSKHNFYWDKEGNLVVPFDKYEVSPGYMGTPEFCVKKDIIKKYLKDEFKDMF; this comes from the coding sequence ATGAAAAAATTTGATACTTACCTTAGACATAAAATATCAAAAGAACAAAGAGAAGTTTCAAATCTTGTGAAAGATAAAATTGAGGAAACATTGCAGACGCTGCCACAGACAACACCGAATGAAAAAAAATCCCTCCATCTTCCACGATTTGCATTTGCGGCAGGATGTTTGGTGTTTGTGATGGTATTCCTGCTTCCCAATGTAAGTGTCGTATATGCCGATACGATGGAAAAAGTTCCATTTATTGGGGATATCATCCATGTTGTTACGATCAGGAATTATTTCTATTCTGATGACAAACATGAAATGGATATTAAAGTGCCAAAAGTTGAACATGAAAACAGCAGCGCATTAGATTCTATAAATGAGGAAATAACAGAATTAACGGATACTGTTTTAAAACGGTTTTATGCAGATCTGGAACAAATCAAAGATAAGGGACACAGCTCTGTTTATGTTGATTATAATGTAGTTACCAATACGGATTTTTGGTTTACCTTGAAGATACAGGTTGTTGAAGCAGCGGGAAGTGGAAATACATACTATGAATATTATCACTTGGATAAAAGAGCTGATAAAATTATAAAACTAGGGGATATTGTAGAAAAGGAAGCATTTTATGAAGTAGTAGAAAAGGATATAGAAAAGCAAATGCTGCAAAAAATGAAAGAGGATAAAAATTTGGTATACTGGGTAAAAGATGCTACTTTTGGAGACTGTGTTTCGATTGATTCCAAGCATAATTTTTACTGGGATAAAGAAGGAAATCTTGTGGTGCCATTTGATAAATATGAAGTTTCTCCAGGTTATATGGGTACACCAGAATTTTGTGTCAAAAAAGATATTATAAAGAAATATTTAAAAGATGAGTTTAAAGATATGTTTTAA
- the spoVAE gene encoding stage V sporulation protein AE, translated as MMVYINAFLFCGTICMLGQILYDNTKWTAGHITSLFVVIGAFLDTFSIYDWFLDIAGMGASLPITSFGHSLIHGALAQAEKQGILGIALGMFDLTAAGITSAILAAFFVALFARPKS; from the coding sequence ATGATGGTATATATCAATGCTTTTTTATTTTGCGGTACGATTTGTATGCTGGGACAGATTCTATATGATAATACAAAGTGGACAGCGGGCCATATTACCTCCCTGTTTGTAGTTATCGGTGCTTTTTTAGATACCTTTAGTATTTATGACTGGTTTTTGGATATTGCAGGCATGGGGGCAAGTCTTCCTATTACCAGTTTTGGACACAGTTTAATTCATGGGGCATTGGCACAGGCAGAAAAACAGGGAATCTTAGGAATTGCATTAGGTATGTTTGATCTTACTGCAGCAGGTATCACAAGTGCAATTCTTGCGGCATTTTTTGTCGCGTTATTCGCACGGCCAAAATCATGA